A genome region from Variovorax paradoxus includes the following:
- the tssA gene encoding type VI secretion system protein TssA — MLTNELAATLLAPIGEASPCGDDLEYDADFMALVAAAQGKPEQQFGDTVIPAVEPEWREVGEQAESILRRSKDVRAAVLLLRASARTQGVAGFAAGMQLLNGLLDTFWEGIHPKLDADDDNDPTMRLNALAPLTDETMGLRDLYEAQVGIARGVGAIRVRDIAIAHNTLTAVGGEPTYSIAQVQGGLEAIRDERPESIQAAVELLALIDGLHRLIVDRTGRADAVDLDPLRAIGRVLHKACASAGGSPADADEAAGDAGADVQSAGAAAARPAAMRGEIQNRQDAVQMLDRVIRYLEQAEPGNPAPLLIERAKKLIGVSFLEIMANLAPNAMDTIETVTGRRPSD, encoded by the coding sequence ATGCTGACCAACGAACTTGCAGCCACATTGCTCGCGCCCATCGGCGAGGCCTCGCCATGCGGCGACGATCTCGAATACGACGCGGACTTCATGGCCCTGGTCGCAGCAGCGCAAGGCAAGCCCGAGCAGCAGTTCGGCGACACCGTGATCCCCGCGGTCGAGCCCGAGTGGCGCGAAGTGGGCGAGCAGGCGGAGTCGATCCTTCGCCGCAGCAAGGACGTGCGCGCCGCCGTGCTGCTGCTGCGCGCATCGGCACGCACGCAGGGCGTGGCCGGCTTCGCCGCCGGCATGCAGCTGCTCAACGGACTGCTCGACACTTTCTGGGAGGGCATACATCCAAAGCTGGATGCCGACGACGACAACGACCCGACGATGCGCCTCAACGCGCTCGCGCCGCTCACCGACGAGACGATGGGCCTGCGCGACCTGTACGAGGCGCAGGTCGGCATCGCGCGCGGCGTGGGAGCCATCCGCGTGCGCGACATCGCCATCGCGCACAACACGCTCACCGCCGTCGGCGGCGAGCCCACCTATTCGATCGCGCAGGTGCAGGGCGGCCTCGAGGCGATCCGGGACGAGCGGCCCGAGTCCATCCAGGCGGCAGTGGAACTGCTCGCGCTGATCGACGGGTTGCACAGGCTCATCGTCGATCGCACCGGCCGCGCCGATGCCGTCGATCTCGATCCGCTGCGCGCCATCGGCCGCGTGCTCCACAAGGCCTGCGCATCGGCCGGCGGCTCGCCCGCCGATGCGGACGAAGCTGCAGGCGACGCCGGCGCCGACGTGCAGTCCGCAGGCGCTGCGGCCGCGCGCCCCGCCGCGATGCGCGGCGAGATCCAGAACCGGCAGGACGCCGTGCAGATGCTCGACCGCGTGATCCGCTATCTCGAGCAGGCCGAGCCCGGCAACCCCGCGCCGCTGCTGATCGAGCGCGCCAAGAAGCTCATCGGCGTGAGCTTCCTCGAGATCATGGCCAACCTCGCGCCCAACGCGATGGACACGATCGAGACGGTCACGGGCAGACGCCCGTCCGACTGA
- the tssC gene encoding type VI secretion system contractile sheath large subunit, translating into MAEALEQSALKDVAYAGSDFSSLLQKEFKPRSDEAKSAVEAAVLTLAQQALSNSTVIGKDVTKSIQAMIAAIDAKLTDQVNKIIHHPDYQKLESAWRGLHYMVNNTETDEHLKIRVMDISKQELAKSLKKFKGAAWDQSPMFKKIYEQEYGQFGGEPFGALVGDYHFDQSPPDVELLGEMAKIAASAHAPFITGASPNLMQMESWQELANPRDLTKIFLTPEYAAWRSLRESDDAKYLGLCMPRFLARTPYGANTNPVEEFDFEEDTAGADHGKYAWANAAYAMATNINRSYKLYGWGSRIRGIESGGAVENLPLHTFPSDDGGVDQKCPTEIAISDRREAELSKAGLLSLIHRKNSDFAAFIGAQSLHKPAEYDDPDATANANLAARLPYLFACNRFAHYLKCIVRDKIGSFKEREEMQRWLNKWIMNYVDGDPVNSSETTKAQKPLAAAEVVVEEVEGNPGYYTSKFFLRPHYQLEGLTVSLRLVSKLPSAKGGK; encoded by the coding sequence ATGGCCGAAGCACTCGAACAGAGCGCGCTGAAAGATGTCGCGTACGCGGGCAGCGACTTTTCGTCGCTGCTGCAGAAGGAATTCAAGCCGCGCAGCGACGAAGCCAAGAGCGCCGTCGAAGCCGCCGTGCTCACGCTGGCGCAGCAGGCGCTGAGCAACAGCACCGTCATCGGCAAGGACGTCACCAAGTCGATCCAGGCCATGATCGCCGCGATCGACGCCAAGCTCACCGACCAGGTCAACAAGATCATCCACCACCCCGACTACCAGAAGCTCGAGAGTGCATGGCGCGGCCTGCACTACATGGTGAACAACACCGAGACCGACGAGCACCTGAAGATCCGCGTGATGGACATCTCCAAGCAGGAGCTGGCCAAGAGCCTGAAGAAGTTCAAGGGCGCGGCCTGGGACCAGAGCCCGATGTTCAAGAAGATCTACGAGCAGGAGTACGGCCAGTTCGGCGGCGAGCCCTTCGGCGCGCTGGTGGGCGACTACCACTTCGACCAGAGCCCGCCCGACGTGGAGCTGCTCGGCGAGATGGCCAAGATCGCGGCCTCCGCGCATGCGCCCTTCATCACCGGCGCAAGCCCGAACCTGATGCAGATGGAGTCGTGGCAGGAACTCGCCAACCCGCGCGACCTGACCAAGATCTTCCTCACGCCCGAGTACGCCGCATGGCGTTCGCTGCGCGAATCGGACGATGCCAAGTACCTCGGGCTGTGCATGCCGCGCTTCCTGGCGCGCACGCCCTATGGCGCCAACACCAACCCGGTGGAGGAGTTCGACTTCGAGGAGGACACCGCCGGCGCCGACCACGGCAAGTACGCCTGGGCCAACGCGGCCTACGCCATGGCCACCAACATCAACCGCTCGTACAAGCTGTACGGGTGGGGATCGCGCATCCGCGGGATCGAGTCGGGCGGCGCGGTCGAGAACCTGCCGCTGCACACCTTCCCGAGCGACGACGGCGGCGTGGACCAGAAGTGCCCCACCGAGATCGCCATCAGCGACCGGCGCGAGGCCGAGCTGTCGAAGGCCGGGCTGCTGTCGCTCATCCACCGCAAGAACTCCGACTTCGCGGCCTTCATCGGCGCGCAGTCGCTGCACAAGCCGGCCGAGTACGACGACCCCGACGCCACGGCCAACGCCAACCTGGCGGCGCGCCTGCCCTACCTGTTCGCCTGCAACCGCTTCGCGCACTACCTCAAGTGCATCGTGCGCGACAAGATCGGCAGCTTCAAGGAGCGCGAGGAAATGCAGCGCTGGCTCAACAAGTGGATCATGAACTACGTGGACGGCGACCCCGTCAACTCGTCGGAGACCACCAAGGCGCAGAAGCCGCTGGCCGCCGCCGAGGTGGTGGTGGAAGAGGTCGAGGGCAACCCCGGCTACTACACCTCCAAGTTCTTCCTGCGCCCGCACTACCAGCTCGAAGGCCTCACGGTCTCGCTGCGGCTGGTGTCGAAGCTGCCGTCGGCCAAGGGCGGCAAGTAG
- a CDS encoding peptidoglycan-binding domain-containing protein has product MATTPPIKTRLESPELTSQQPAAVQQRLSLCLASDAHNIRPRTGGDHVKAIQEALEAIRKRMPGIGLEEITDARGTFGPSTEKAVGKYKAHFGIVRPGQPLDTIVGRGTITQMDEHLKSPAPQPAPAAVKFVCGPDVTDQVAATWMKIQSDFRALNRDQKVKACNTILIPVQMPDNPFEGGIPLDLDSLKQKAQMFADINGWDTLPLFQGASAWLRSPPVYDPALKGPCATPSSDTLPGADQANPFDPLHESPDVCSNTVQVAGKCWLNGTVNYGTFGVMVRLCSDFAGSDLRLRFNPVVRAVYSLSWAVMLIRAYKRFGHDPEAAALPVAWTEATFNGGPRATPASAPPNRPKCECSCTCSGNTVPWDYVWEPVHNSRKGAAP; this is encoded by the coding sequence ATGGCTACGACACCCCCCATCAAGACGCGCCTGGAGTCGCCCGAGCTCACGAGCCAGCAGCCGGCCGCCGTGCAGCAGCGCCTGAGCCTGTGCCTGGCATCGGACGCGCACAACATCCGCCCCCGCACCGGAGGCGATCATGTCAAGGCGATCCAGGAGGCGCTCGAGGCCATCCGCAAGCGCATGCCCGGCATCGGCCTCGAAGAGATCACCGACGCGCGCGGCACCTTCGGCCCCTCCACCGAGAAGGCGGTGGGCAAGTACAAGGCGCACTTCGGCATCGTGCGCCCGGGGCAGCCGCTGGACACCATCGTGGGCCGCGGCACCATCACCCAGATGGACGAGCACCTGAAATCGCCCGCGCCGCAGCCGGCGCCGGCCGCGGTGAAGTTCGTCTGCGGGCCCGACGTGACCGACCAGGTCGCCGCCACCTGGATGAAGATCCAGAGCGACTTCCGCGCACTGAACCGCGACCAGAAGGTCAAGGCCTGCAACACCATCCTGATTCCGGTGCAGATGCCCGACAACCCGTTCGAAGGCGGCATCCCGCTCGACCTGGATTCGCTCAAGCAGAAGGCGCAGATGTTCGCCGACATCAACGGCTGGGACACGCTGCCGCTGTTCCAGGGCGCATCGGCCTGGCTGCGCTCGCCGCCGGTGTACGACCCGGCGCTGAAAGGGCCGTGCGCCACGCCGTCCTCGGACACGCTTCCCGGCGCCGATCAGGCGAACCCCTTCGACCCGCTGCACGAGAGCCCCGACGTCTGCTCGAACACCGTGCAGGTCGCGGGCAAGTGCTGGCTCAACGGCACCGTCAACTACGGCACCTTCGGCGTCATGGTGCGGCTGTGCAGCGACTTCGCGGGCAGCGACCTGCGGCTGCGCTTCAACCCCGTGGTGCGCGCGGTGTACTCGCTGAGCTGGGCGGTGATGCTGATCCGCGCCTACAAGCGCTTCGGCCACGACCCGGAGGCCGCAGCGCTGCCCGTGGCCTGGACCGAGGCCACCTTCAACGGCGGCCCGCGCGCCACACCGGCATCGGCACCGCCGAACCGCCCGAAGTGCGAGTGCTCGTGCACCTGCAGCGGCAACACCGTGCCCTGGGACTACGTGTGGGAACCGGTGCACAACAGCCGCAAGGGCGCGGCGCCCTGA
- a CDS encoding response regulator transcription factor, whose product MKILIADDHRLVIEAVKAKLSELEPGIEFVLAMSVDELLAGATDDLDLALIDLNMPGADGQAHIDDIRRRHPAVPVIVLSGYEDPAIMRSALERGVLGFIPKAYSPDVMLSAVRLVLAGGVYVPPMMLTALPPGIVAGVSPQAAPEAFARGGNGSGAGGTQTLEHLRSVLTERQVEVLQLLSQGKPNKLIGRSLGISEGTVKIHLAAIFRALNVRNRTEAVVAAQALTEAQA is encoded by the coding sequence ATGAAAATCCTGATCGCCGACGACCACCGGCTCGTCATCGAGGCGGTCAAAGCCAAGTTGTCGGAGCTGGAGCCTGGCATCGAATTCGTACTGGCGATGAGCGTCGACGAATTGCTGGCCGGGGCGACCGACGATCTCGACCTGGCCCTGATCGACCTCAACATGCCCGGCGCCGACGGGCAGGCCCACATCGACGACATCCGCCGCCGCCATCCGGCCGTGCCGGTCATCGTGCTGTCGGGCTACGAAGACCCCGCCATCATGCGCAGCGCGCTCGAGCGCGGCGTGCTGGGCTTCATTCCCAAGGCCTATTCCCCCGACGTGATGCTCTCGGCCGTGCGGCTGGTGCTGGCCGGCGGCGTGTATGTGCCGCCGATGATGCTCACCGCGCTGCCGCCGGGCATCGTGGCGGGCGTGTCGCCGCAGGCGGCACCCGAGGCGTTCGCGCGCGGCGGCAACGGCAGCGGCGCCGGCGGCACCCAGACGCTGGAGCACCTGCGCAGCGTGCTGACCGAGCGCCAGGTCGAGGTGCTGCAGCTGCTGTCGCAGGGCAAGCCCAACAAGCTGATCGGGCGCAGCCTGGGCATCAGCGAAGGCACCGTGAAGATTCACCTTGCCGCGATCTTCCGGGCGCTCAACGTGCGCAACCGCACCGAGGCGGTGGTGGCGGCGCAGGCGCTGACCGAAGCGCAGGCCTGA
- the tssJ gene encoding type VI secretion system lipoprotein TssJ: MRTLGTHHSSYEASCNVADEGPAAEATRRRFTVLGLAAAGLLFTGCAAKPVVTTASVNLVAGADANPDARGRASPLTVRVYALKSPGPFEGADFFSLFEKDQATLGAELVQREEVLLRPGESKRLEFNLPPDAKAIGVMAAFRDLDRARWREVRPVTTGKAHTFDVNFGARQIRIDSK, encoded by the coding sequence ATGCGCACGCTGGGTACACACCATTCGTCCTATGAAGCCTCCTGCAACGTCGCCGATGAAGGCCCTGCTGCCGAAGCGACGCGGCGCCGCTTCACCGTCCTTGGCCTTGCTGCAGCGGGTCTTCTGTTCACGGGGTGCGCGGCCAAGCCGGTGGTCACCACGGCGTCGGTCAATCTCGTGGCCGGCGCCGACGCCAACCCCGACGCACGCGGACGCGCATCGCCGCTCACGGTGCGCGTGTATGCGCTGAAGTCGCCGGGCCCGTTCGAAGGCGCCGACTTCTTCTCGCTGTTCGAGAAGGACCAGGCCACGCTCGGCGCCGAACTCGTGCAGCGCGAAGAGGTGCTGCTGCGTCCCGGCGAGAGCAAGCGGCTCGAGTTCAACCTGCCGCCCGACGCGAAGGCCATCGGCGTGATGGCAGCGTTTCGCGACCTCGACCGCGCGCGCTGGCGCGAGGTACGGCCGGTCACCACCGGCAAGGCGCACACGTTCGACGTGAACTTCGGCGCGCGGCAGATCCGCATCGACAGCAAGTAG
- a CDS encoding Hcp family type VI secretion system effector: MIDCHFKIDGVKGEAVHKDHKEEIELMSWSWNVHNATCTVGGGSSVGKGSPGMVTLTKKFDSASPTLAKACANGKHFDKATLVMAKSGEGQQTFMTVTFKEVRIADFNVSAAQGGEVHESVAVSYGDIEFAYKPQKADGTMGGDIKFGWDTRTTETR; this comes from the coding sequence ATGATCGACTGCCATTTCAAGATCGACGGCGTCAAGGGCGAAGCCGTGCACAAGGACCACAAGGAAGAGATCGAGCTCATGAGCTGGAGCTGGAACGTGCACAACGCCACCTGCACGGTCGGCGGCGGCTCGTCGGTCGGCAAGGGCTCGCCCGGCATGGTCACCCTGACCAAGAAGTTCGACAGTGCCTCGCCCACGCTCGCCAAGGCCTGCGCCAACGGCAAGCACTTCGACAAGGCCACGCTCGTGATGGCCAAGTCGGGCGAAGGCCAGCAGACCTTCATGACCGTCACCTTCAAGGAAGTGCGCATCGCCGACTTCAACGTGAGCGCGGCGCAGGGCGGCGAAGTGCACGAGAGCGTGGCCGTCTCGTACGGCGACATCGAGTTCGCCTACAAGCCGCAGAAGGCCGACGGCACGATGGGCGGCGACATCAAGTTCGGCTGGGACACGCGCACCACCGAGACGCGCTGA
- a CDS encoding type VI secretion system protein, which produces MNALLSPALRFWLLLSLCLLGFGLLYAVVRDAGCGARRRGLMRRIAALGTPAAEADQLAVDALREGMSQAQQALRRSQRSKAAAPVPWFLFFGSKDAGVPALLAAARGERAPAGGDGMARLATGDPFGGAWWHWWLTGTTVAVETHPGLAGDTGGTPAMRGLWLQSLLALAERRDRLPLNGLVVCVGVRELLHDDATELRPRAARLRQLIDETGDTLRLQMPTYLLVTGLEQLTGYAALRAALPDQVLKQAIGHRLTDPSAFIDTPATERFDAVFDPIAQQLHRLRMALLREGPDAAGRLAVHSFVEEVRALQPGLRQFAEVLFESHGRGTRMPRWRGLYLTASASQDGRHVEGAFVDDLFTRFLPADQPLVRPGRPSSNGPPALQ; this is translated from the coding sequence ATGAACGCCCTGCTCTCCCCCGCCCTCCGCTTCTGGCTGCTGCTGTCGCTGTGCCTGCTCGGCTTCGGCCTGCTGTACGCGGTGGTGCGCGATGCCGGCTGCGGCGCGCGCAGGCGCGGCCTGATGCGGCGCATCGCGGCACTCGGAACGCCGGCCGCCGAGGCGGACCAGCTCGCGGTCGACGCGCTGCGCGAGGGCATGTCGCAGGCGCAGCAGGCCCTGCGTCGCAGCCAGCGCTCGAAGGCCGCGGCACCGGTGCCGTGGTTCCTGTTCTTCGGAAGCAAGGACGCCGGTGTGCCGGCGCTGCTGGCCGCCGCGCGCGGCGAACGCGCACCGGCCGGCGGCGACGGCATGGCCCGCCTTGCCACCGGCGATCCGTTCGGCGGCGCATGGTGGCACTGGTGGCTCACCGGCACGACCGTGGCGGTGGAAACCCATCCGGGCCTGGCGGGCGACACCGGCGGCACGCCGGCGATGCGCGGCCTGTGGCTGCAGTCGCTGCTCGCACTGGCAGAGCGGCGCGACCGCCTGCCCCTCAACGGCCTCGTGGTGTGCGTGGGCGTGCGCGAGCTGCTGCACGACGATGCGACCGAACTCAGGCCGCGGGCCGCGCGCCTGCGCCAGCTCATCGACGAGACCGGCGATACGCTGCGGCTGCAGATGCCCACCTACCTGCTGGTGACCGGCCTGGAGCAGCTCACCGGCTATGCGGCACTGCGTGCGGCGCTGCCGGACCAGGTGCTCAAGCAGGCCATCGGCCACCGCTTGACGGACCCGTCGGCCTTCATCGACACACCGGCCACCGAGCGCTTCGATGCGGTGTTCGACCCCATCGCGCAGCAGCTGCACCGGCTGCGCATGGCCCTGCTGCGCGAAGGACCCGATGCGGCCGGGCGCCTGGCGGTCCATTCGTTCGTGGAGGAAGTGCGTGCGCTGCAGCCGGGCCTGCGGCAGTTCGCCGAGGTGCTGTTCGAAAGCCACGGCAGGGGCACGCGCATGCCGCGATGGCGCGGCCTGTACCTCACCGCTTCCGCGTCTCAGGATGGGCGCCATGTCGAAGGCGCCTTCGTCGACGACCTGTTCACGCGCTTCCTGCCGGCCGACCAGCCGCTGGTGCGGCCGGGCCGTCCATCGTCGAACGGGCCGCCCGCGCTGCAGTGA
- a CDS encoding peptidoglycan-binding domain-containing protein, translated as MSDTGMTAFCGIDGCRKFEKLGSAGGTVLGLGAPVGSAARCRNMPADVRKVQDALNRFTPLEGGPSPALVPDGKFGPLTLKGVTGFQKKHFGVEGADGVVDPGKRTDKALCAAAGTYPDLPAEMQKHRARAMHIINLARMSVDRARYFKTGKPNTWGIGKSDWEKATRHFQIDKFPGASGWSTALGFVDSIYLNMQTALGYVPRGLVLATDEPLTSNEGAYAFTFAGGYDLSQRNREWNGIPRGSIYLCARMQNLDSDAFSYVLIHETAHYVGPVAETQNSITDYGYAHRKDGKYQKLLPWQRTHNADCYAQHAFDAAGIPFDLNAHLLVSS; from the coding sequence ATGAGCGACACAGGCATGACGGCCTTCTGCGGCATCGACGGCTGCAGGAAGTTCGAGAAGCTCGGCAGCGCCGGCGGCACCGTGCTCGGACTGGGCGCCCCGGTCGGGTCCGCGGCGCGCTGCCGCAACATGCCGGCCGACGTGCGCAAGGTGCAGGACGCGCTCAACCGCTTCACGCCGCTCGAGGGCGGCCCCAGCCCCGCGCTGGTGCCGGACGGAAAGTTCGGGCCGCTGACGCTGAAGGGTGTCACCGGTTTCCAGAAGAAGCACTTCGGCGTCGAAGGCGCCGACGGCGTGGTCGATCCGGGCAAGCGCACCGACAAGGCGCTGTGCGCCGCCGCCGGAACCTATCCCGACCTGCCCGCCGAGATGCAGAAGCACCGCGCACGCGCGATGCACATCATCAACCTGGCGCGCATGTCGGTCGACCGGGCGCGCTACTTCAAGACCGGCAAGCCCAACACCTGGGGCATCGGCAAGTCCGACTGGGAGAAGGCCACCCGGCACTTCCAGATCGACAAGTTTCCGGGCGCCAGCGGCTGGAGCACCGCGCTGGGTTTCGTGGACAGCATCTACCTCAACATGCAGACGGCGCTGGGCTACGTGCCGCGCGGTCTGGTGCTGGCGACGGACGAGCCGCTCACCAGCAACGAAGGCGCCTATGCCTTCACCTTCGCCGGCGGCTACGACCTCTCGCAGCGCAACCGCGAGTGGAACGGGATTCCCCGCGGCAGCATCTACCTGTGCGCCCGCATGCAGAACCTCGACAGCGATGCGTTCTCGTACGTGCTGATCCACGAGACGGCGCACTACGTCGGTCCGGTGGCGGAAACGCAGAACAGCATCACCGACTACGGCTACGCACACCGCAAGGACGGCAAATACCAGAAGCTGCTGCCCTGGCAGCGCACCCACAACGCCGACTGCTACGCGCAGCACGCCTTCGATGCGGCCGGCATTCCGTTCGATCTGAACGCGCATCTGCTGGTGAGCTCCTGA
- the tssB gene encoding type VI secretion system contractile sheath small subunit, with protein MAKSSQKFIARNRAPRVQIEYDVELYGAEKKVQLPFVTGVLADLSGKPADPLAPVADRKFLEIDVDNFDSRMKAMKPRAAFAVENSLTGEGDLKVELTFENMDDFSPAAVARKVGALNKLLEARTQLSNLVTYMDGKGGAEELLAKVLEDPALLQTLAASKKPEDGGTPAA; from the coding sequence ATGGCCAAGAGCAGTCAGAAATTCATCGCCCGCAACCGGGCGCCCCGGGTCCAGATCGAGTACGACGTGGAGCTGTACGGTGCCGAGAAGAAGGTGCAGCTGCCCTTCGTGACGGGCGTGCTGGCCGACCTCTCGGGCAAGCCGGCCGATCCGCTCGCGCCGGTGGCCGACCGCAAGTTCCTGGAGATCGACGTCGACAACTTCGACTCGCGCATGAAGGCCATGAAGCCGCGTGCGGCGTTCGCGGTGGAGAACTCGCTCACCGGCGAAGGCGACCTGAAGGTCGAGCTCACCTTCGAGAACATGGACGACTTCTCGCCCGCCGCCGTGGCCCGCAAGGTGGGCGCGCTCAACAAGCTGCTCGAGGCGCGCACCCAGCTGTCGAACCTGGTGACCTACATGGACGGCAAGGGCGGCGCCGAGGAGCTGCTGGCCAAGGTGCTGGAAGACCCGGCCCTGCTGCAGACGCTCGCCGCGAGCAAGAAGCCCGAAGACGGCGGCACGCCGGCTGCCTGA
- a CDS encoding DotU family type IV/VI secretion system protein → MARLFDCFSALVSFGLALDASIAAGAPMRPHEAAQHEARRLIDHARAAADAAGTPAAQVESAAFAMVAWIDEILARHPGANGTAPLQVQLFNSNNAHSEFFHHLSALGSGDDDVREVYWHAMALGFKGQYYFEEGDQGELGKLKDLHGQQLRTRLMAAASLAQERITPQPYGVADPRGPNDTRRRDRTLLRSSAALALMLPLLYLLWLWSTGPPAMPTGLSQRVEQHLQSFACADLTVTVEPDGRTRVGGFVSQPGDLPRVEAEVSAMPGVRAPQFDIGLRVWPHCEVFSILKPYQVRNVEKAYGLDVEAPSAVDGKLREGDSVRVQVVAPRHDSYIWVDYYTVDGSVMHLNPGHAPLALRAGQTLELGRDIPSSWLVSPPFGSVLVTVLSAPMPFSETSDRPPFELASAYMLRLREALAASKNSERLIADFVFLETVPR, encoded by the coding sequence ATGGCCCGCCTTTTCGACTGCTTTTCCGCCCTCGTCTCGTTCGGCCTGGCGCTGGACGCGTCGATCGCGGCCGGCGCGCCGATGCGTCCGCACGAGGCGGCCCAGCATGAAGCACGCCGGCTGATCGATCACGCGCGCGCCGCCGCCGACGCCGCAGGCACGCCCGCCGCGCAGGTGGAATCCGCGGCTTTCGCCATGGTGGCCTGGATCGACGAGATCCTGGCGCGCCACCCCGGCGCCAACGGCACCGCGCCGCTGCAGGTGCAGCTCTTCAACTCCAACAACGCGCACAGCGAGTTCTTCCATCACCTCTCGGCCCTGGGCTCCGGCGACGACGACGTGCGCGAGGTCTACTGGCATGCGATGGCGCTCGGGTTCAAGGGCCAGTACTACTTCGAGGAAGGCGACCAGGGCGAGCTCGGCAAGCTGAAGGACCTGCACGGCCAGCAGCTGCGCACGCGCCTGATGGCCGCTGCAAGCCTCGCGCAGGAACGCATCACGCCGCAACCCTACGGCGTGGCCGACCCGCGCGGCCCCAACGACACGCGCCGGCGCGACCGCACGCTGCTGCGCAGCAGCGCCGCGCTCGCGCTGATGCTGCCGCTGCTCTACCTGCTGTGGCTGTGGTCGACCGGGCCGCCCGCCATGCCCACCGGCCTGAGCCAGCGCGTGGAGCAGCACCTGCAGAGCTTCGCTTGCGCCGACCTCACCGTCACGGTGGAGCCGGACGGTCGCACGCGCGTGGGGGGCTTCGTCTCGCAGCCCGGCGACCTGCCGCGCGTCGAGGCGGAAGTGAGCGCCATGCCCGGCGTGCGCGCGCCGCAGTTCGACATCGGCCTGCGCGTGTGGCCGCACTGCGAGGTGTTCTCCATCCTCAAGCCCTACCAGGTGCGCAATGTCGAGAAGGCCTACGGCCTCGACGTGGAAGCGCCCTCGGCGGTCGACGGCAAGCTGCGCGAGGGCGACAGCGTGCGCGTGCAGGTGGTGGCGCCGCGCCACGACAGCTACATCTGGGTCGACTACTACACGGTCGACGGCTCGGTGATGCACCTCAACCCGGGCCATGCGCCGCTGGCGCTGCGCGCCGGCCAGACGCTGGAACTGGGGCGCGACATCCCGTCGAGCTGGCTCGTCAGCCCGCCCTTCGGCAGCGTGCTGGTCACGGTGCTGTCGGCGCCGATGCCGTTCAGCGAGACCTCCGACCGGCCACCGTTCGAACTCGCATCGGCCTACATGCTGCGGCTTCGCGAAGCGCTCGCGGCCAGCAAGAACAGCGAGCGGCTGATTGCCGACTTCGTCTTCCTCGAGACCGTCCCGCGCTGA